In the genome of Pseudomonas sp. P5_109, one region contains:
- a CDS encoding ABC transporter permease subunit → MKRFGFSKFMLIFGLSFIYLPMLILVIYSFNASKLVTVWGGWSFKWYAGLLDNTQLMGSVVRSLEIACYTAIAAVALGTLAAFVLTRVTRFKGRTLFGGLVTAPLVMPEVITGLSLLLLFVAMAQLIGWPQERGIVTIWIAHTTFCAAYVAVVVSARLRELDLSIEEAAMDLGAKPFKVFFLITIPMIAPSLAAGGMMSFALSLDDLVLASFVSGPGSTTLPMEVFSAVRLGVKPEINAVASLILLAVSIVTFMVWYFSRRAEESRKRAIQEAMDQTASESWQQPKKQMAEATA, encoded by the coding sequence ATGAAACGCTTCGGATTTTCAAAGTTCATGCTGATTTTCGGCCTGTCGTTTATCTACCTGCCGATGCTGATCCTGGTGATCTATTCGTTCAACGCCTCCAAGCTGGTAACGGTGTGGGGTGGTTGGTCGTTCAAGTGGTATGCCGGTTTGCTCGACAACACCCAACTGATGGGTTCGGTGGTGCGCTCGCTGGAAATCGCCTGCTACACCGCCATCGCAGCGGTGGCACTGGGTACACTGGCGGCGTTCGTGCTGACTCGCGTCACGCGCTTCAAGGGTCGTACGCTGTTCGGTGGCCTGGTCACCGCGCCATTGGTGATGCCTGAGGTGATCACCGGCCTGTCGCTGTTGCTGCTGTTCGTGGCCATGGCGCAATTGATCGGCTGGCCGCAGGAACGCGGCATCGTCACCATCTGGATCGCCCACACCACGTTTTGTGCCGCCTATGTAGCGGTGGTAGTCTCCGCCCGCCTCCGCGAGCTGGACCTGTCCATCGAAGAAGCGGCCATGGACCTGGGTGCGAAGCCATTCAAGGTGTTTTTCCTGATCACCATTCCGATGATCGCGCCGTCACTGGCGGCCGGCGGCATGATGTCGTTCGCCCTGTCGCTGGATGACCTGGTGCTGGCGAGCTTCGTCTCCGGCCCGGGTTCCACGACCCTGCCGATGGAAGTGTTCTCGGCGGTACGCCTGGGGGTTAAACCCGAGATCAACGCCGTGGCCAGCCTGATCCTGTTGGCGGTGTCCATCGTGACCTTCATGGTCTGGTACTTCAGCCGCCGCGCCGAAGAAAGCCGCAAGCGCGCGATCCAGGAAGCCATGGACCAGACTGCCAGCGAATCCTGGCAGCAACCGAAAAAACAAATGGCAGAAGCGACTGCCTAG